In a genomic window of Sus scrofa isolate TJ Tabasco breed Duroc chromosome 4, Sscrofa11.1, whole genome shotgun sequence:
- the MYBPHL gene encoding myosin-binding protein H-like isoform X4: MEAATALEVASGSTLKVKEASPADADRPQASPQQEAGSPIPQLLPPIEEHPKIWLPRALRQTYIRKVGEAVNLLIPFQGKPRPRAIWTHDGCALDTSRVSVRHGERDSILFIREAQRADSGRYQLHVQLGGLEATAAIDILVIERPGPPQSIKLLDVWGSSATLEWTPPQDTGNAALLGYTVQKADMKSGLWFTVLERYHHTSCTVSNLIVGNSYAFRVFAENQCGLSETAPITADLAHIQKAATIYKTEGFAQRDFSEAPKFTQPLADCTTVIGYDTQLFCCVRASPKPKIIWLKNKMDIQGNPKYRALTHLGICSLEIRKPGPFDGGIYTCKAVNPLGEASVDCRVDVKGKGRTCT; this comes from the exons ATGGAGGCAGCCACGGCTCTGGAGGTGGCCTCAGGATCCACACTgaaggtgaaagaagccagcccaGCCGATGCCGACCGACCCCAGGCTTCACCTCAGCAGGAGGCTGGCAGCCCCATTCCCCAGCTGCTACCCCCCATAGAAG AGCATCCCAAAATCTGGCTTCCTCGGGCCCTGAGGCAGACCTATATCCGGAAGGTTGGAGAAGCTGTGAACCTGCTAATCCCGTTCCAG GGCAAACCCAGACCTCGAGCCATCTGGACACATGACGGCTGTGCCCTGGACACCAGTCGTGTGAGTGTGCGGCACGGGGAGCGGGACTCCATCCTCTTCATCCGAGAGGCCCAGCGTGCTGACTCAGGTCGCTACCAGCTCCATGTGCAGCTGGGCGGGCTGGAGGCCACCGCTGCCATCGACATCCTGGTGATTG AGAGGCCAGGCCCTCCTCAGAGTATCAAGCTGCTGGACGTCTGGGGCTCCAGCGCTACCCTGGAGTGGACACCTCCCCAAGACACGGGCAACGCGGCACTGCTGGGCTACACGGTGCAGAAGGCTGACATGAAGTCTGGG ctgtggttcaCGGTGCTGGAGCGCTACCACCACACCAGCTGCACCGTCTCCAACCTCATCGTTGGCAACTCCTATGCATTTCGAGTCTTTGCTGAGAACCAGTGTGGGCTCAGCGAGACAGCCCCCATCACTGCTGACCTGGCCCACATCCAGAAGGCAG CTACCATTTACAAGACGGAGGGCTTTGCCCAGCGAGATTTCTCTGAAGCCCCAAAGTTCACCCAGCCTCTGGCAGACTGTACTACAGTCATTGGCTACGACACCCAGCTCTTCTGCTGTGTCCGCGCCTCCCCCAAG CCAAAGATCATCTGGCTGAAGAACAAGATGGATATCCAAGGCAACCCCAAGTACAGAGCCCTCACTCACTTGGGAATCTGCTCCCTAGAGATCCGCAAGCCTGGTCCCTTTGATGGGGGCATCTACACTTGCAAGGCGGTTAACCCTCTGGGGGAGGCGTCCGTGGACTGTCGGGTGGACGTGAAAGGTAAGGGCAGAACTTGCACCTGA
- the MYBPHL gene encoding myosin-binding protein H-like isoform X2, translating to MLSRGFFSQLLIPKSWRDDGSSLPSRREGWICWVLPGSPAHGAQPDAVSASSKLFSSPTGGSPLNFLSFLHSEHPKIWLPRALRQTYIRKVGEAVNLLIPFQGKPRPRAIWTHDGCALDTSRVSVRHGERDSILFIREAQRADSGRYQLHVQLGGLEATAAIDILVIERPGPPQSIKLLDVWGSSATLEWTPPQDTGNAALLGYTVQKADMKSGLWFTVLERYHHTSCTVSNLIVGNSYAFRVFAENQCGLSETAPITADLAHIQKAATIYKTEGFAQRDFSEAPKFTQPLADCTTVIGYDTQLFCCVRASPKPKIIWLKNKMDIQGNPKYRALTHLGICSLEIRKPGPFDGGIYTCKAVNPLGEASVDCRVDVKGKGRTCT from the exons ATGCTCTCTAGAGGATTCTTCAGCCAGTTGCTCATCCCCAAGTCCTGGCGAGACGATGGGAGCAGTCTTCCCAGCCGGAGAGAAGGCTGGATCTGCTGGGTGTTGCCTGGGTCACCTGCGCATGGAGCACAGCCGGATGCAGTATCTGCTTCCTCTAAGCTCTTCTCTTCCCCAACAGGAGGCTCACCActgaattttctctctttccttcactcAGAGCATCCCAAAATCTGGCTTCCTCGGGCCCTGAGGCAGACCTATATCCGGAAGGTTGGAGAAGCTGTGAACCTGCTAATCCCGTTCCAG GGCAAACCCAGACCTCGAGCCATCTGGACACATGACGGCTGTGCCCTGGACACCAGTCGTGTGAGTGTGCGGCACGGGGAGCGGGACTCCATCCTCTTCATCCGAGAGGCCCAGCGTGCTGACTCAGGTCGCTACCAGCTCCATGTGCAGCTGGGCGGGCTGGAGGCCACCGCTGCCATCGACATCCTGGTGATTG AGAGGCCAGGCCCTCCTCAGAGTATCAAGCTGCTGGACGTCTGGGGCTCCAGCGCTACCCTGGAGTGGACACCTCCCCAAGACACGGGCAACGCGGCACTGCTGGGCTACACGGTGCAGAAGGCTGACATGAAGTCTGGG ctgtggttcaCGGTGCTGGAGCGCTACCACCACACCAGCTGCACCGTCTCCAACCTCATCGTTGGCAACTCCTATGCATTTCGAGTCTTTGCTGAGAACCAGTGTGGGCTCAGCGAGACAGCCCCCATCACTGCTGACCTGGCCCACATCCAGAAGGCAG CTACCATTTACAAGACGGAGGGCTTTGCCCAGCGAGATTTCTCTGAAGCCCCAAAGTTCACCCAGCCTCTGGCAGACTGTACTACAGTCATTGGCTACGACACCCAGCTCTTCTGCTGTGTCCGCGCCTCCCCCAAG CCAAAGATCATCTGGCTGAAGAACAAGATGGATATCCAAGGCAACCCCAAGTACAGAGCCCTCACTCACTTGGGAATCTGCTCCCTAGAGATCCGCAAGCCTGGTCCCTTTGATGGGGGCATCTACACTTGCAAGGCGGTTAACCCTCTGGGGGAGGCGTCCGTGGACTGTCGGGTGGACGTGAAAGGTAAGGGCAGAACTTGCACCTGA
- the MYBPHL gene encoding myosin-binding protein H-like isoform X3, translated as MLSRGFFSQLLIPKSWRDDGSSLPSRREGWICWVLPGSPAHGAQPDAVSASSKLFSSPTGGSPLNFLSFLHSEHPKIWLPRALRQTYIRKVGEAVNLLIPFQGKPRPRAIWTHDGCALDTSRVSVRHGERDSILFIREAQRADSGRYQLHVQLGGLEATAAIDILVIERPGPPQSIKLLDVWGSSATLEWTPPQDTGNAALLGYTVQKADMKSGLWFTVLERYHHTSCTVSNLIVGNSYAFRVFAENQCGLSETAPITADLAHIQKAATIYKTEGFAQRDFSEAPKFTQPLADCTTVIGYDTQLFCCVRASPKPKIIWLKNKMDIQGNPKYRALTHLGICSLEIRKPGPFDGGIYTCKAVNPLGEASVDCRVDVKAPN; from the exons ATGCTCTCTAGAGGATTCTTCAGCCAGTTGCTCATCCCCAAGTCCTGGCGAGACGATGGGAGCAGTCTTCCCAGCCGGAGAGAAGGCTGGATCTGCTGGGTGTTGCCTGGGTCACCTGCGCATGGAGCACAGCCGGATGCAGTATCTGCTTCCTCTAAGCTCTTCTCTTCCCCAACAGGAGGCTCACCActgaattttctctctttccttcactcAGAGCATCCCAAAATCTGGCTTCCTCGGGCCCTGAGGCAGACCTATATCCGGAAGGTTGGAGAAGCTGTGAACCTGCTAATCCCGTTCCAG GGCAAACCCAGACCTCGAGCCATCTGGACACATGACGGCTGTGCCCTGGACACCAGTCGTGTGAGTGTGCGGCACGGGGAGCGGGACTCCATCCTCTTCATCCGAGAGGCCCAGCGTGCTGACTCAGGTCGCTACCAGCTCCATGTGCAGCTGGGCGGGCTGGAGGCCACCGCTGCCATCGACATCCTGGTGATTG AGAGGCCAGGCCCTCCTCAGAGTATCAAGCTGCTGGACGTCTGGGGCTCCAGCGCTACCCTGGAGTGGACACCTCCCCAAGACACGGGCAACGCGGCACTGCTGGGCTACACGGTGCAGAAGGCTGACATGAAGTCTGGG ctgtggttcaCGGTGCTGGAGCGCTACCACCACACCAGCTGCACCGTCTCCAACCTCATCGTTGGCAACTCCTATGCATTTCGAGTCTTTGCTGAGAACCAGTGTGGGCTCAGCGAGACAGCCCCCATCACTGCTGACCTGGCCCACATCCAGAAGGCAG CTACCATTTACAAGACGGAGGGCTTTGCCCAGCGAGATTTCTCTGAAGCCCCAAAGTTCACCCAGCCTCTGGCAGACTGTACTACAGTCATTGGCTACGACACCCAGCTCTTCTGCTGTGTCCGCGCCTCCCCCAAG CCAAAGATCATCTGGCTGAAGAACAAGATGGATATCCAAGGCAACCCCAAGTACAGAGCCCTCACTCACTTGGGAATCTGCTCCCTAGAGATCCGCAAGCCTGGTCCCTTTGATGGGGGCATCTACACTTGCAAGGCGGTTAACCCTCTGGGGGAGGCGTCCGTGGACTGTCGGGTGGACGTGAAAG CTCCTAATTGA
- the MYBPHL gene encoding myosin-binding protein H-like isoform X1 produces the protein MLSRGFFSQLLIPKSWRDDGSSLPSRREGWICWVLPGSPAHGAQPDAVSASSKLFSSPTGGSPLNFLSFLHSEHPKIWLPRALRQTYIRKVGEAVNLLIPFQGKPRPRAIWTHDGCALDTSRVSVRHGERDSILFIREAQRADSGRYQLHVQLGGLEATAAIDILVIERPGPPQSIKLLDVWGSSATLEWTPPQDTGNAALLGYTVQKADMKSGLWFTVLERYHHTSCTVSNLIVGNSYAFRVFAENQCGLSETAPITADLAHIQKAATIYKTEGFAQRDFSEAPKFTQPLADCTTVIGYDTQLFCCVRASPKVSREACGWLCCAAPCSCSNLSCGQEHSNQSICSHHQRLLLPQQGMKECPGYWVLWICFRFPFQCLCLTREDVP, from the exons ATGCTCTCTAGAGGATTCTTCAGCCAGTTGCTCATCCCCAAGTCCTGGCGAGACGATGGGAGCAGTCTTCCCAGCCGGAGAGAAGGCTGGATCTGCTGGGTGTTGCCTGGGTCACCTGCGCATGGAGCACAGCCGGATGCAGTATCTGCTTCCTCTAAGCTCTTCTCTTCCCCAACAGGAGGCTCACCActgaattttctctctttccttcactcAGAGCATCCCAAAATCTGGCTTCCTCGGGCCCTGAGGCAGACCTATATCCGGAAGGTTGGAGAAGCTGTGAACCTGCTAATCCCGTTCCAG GGCAAACCCAGACCTCGAGCCATCTGGACACATGACGGCTGTGCCCTGGACACCAGTCGTGTGAGTGTGCGGCACGGGGAGCGGGACTCCATCCTCTTCATCCGAGAGGCCCAGCGTGCTGACTCAGGTCGCTACCAGCTCCATGTGCAGCTGGGCGGGCTGGAGGCCACCGCTGCCATCGACATCCTGGTGATTG AGAGGCCAGGCCCTCCTCAGAGTATCAAGCTGCTGGACGTCTGGGGCTCCAGCGCTACCCTGGAGTGGACACCTCCCCAAGACACGGGCAACGCGGCACTGCTGGGCTACACGGTGCAGAAGGCTGACATGAAGTCTGGG ctgtggttcaCGGTGCTGGAGCGCTACCACCACACCAGCTGCACCGTCTCCAACCTCATCGTTGGCAACTCCTATGCATTTCGAGTCTTTGCTGAGAACCAGTGTGGGCTCAGCGAGACAGCCCCCATCACTGCTGACCTGGCCCACATCCAGAAGGCAG CTACCATTTACAAGACGGAGGGCTTTGCCCAGCGAGATTTCTCTGAAGCCCCAAAGTTCACCCAGCCTCTGGCAGACTGTACTACAGTCATTGGCTACGACACCCAGCTCTTCTGCTGTGTCCGCGCCTCCCCCAAGGTGAGCAGAGAGGCCTGTGGGTGGCTGTGCTGTGCGGCTCCCTGCTCCTGCTCTAACCTTAGCTGTGGCCAAGAACATTCTAACCAAAGCATCTGTTCCCATCACCAACGTCTGCTCCTTCCACAGCAAGGTATGAAGGAATGCCCAGGGTACTGGGTGTTGTGGATATGCTTCCGGTTTCCCTTTCAGTGTCTGTGCCTCACACGGGAAGATGTCCCTTAA